Proteins co-encoded in one Oreochromis aureus strain Israel breed Guangdong linkage group 3, ZZ_aureus, whole genome shotgun sequence genomic window:
- the LOC116320178 gene encoding NLR family CARD domain-containing protein 3-like, whose product MRSLAEDRTEFPGISSMAMNSDNSRDFPPVFSHDPGSSGIKCQQHKHKAVFPGTSTMSMNSGNSRNYPPVFSDDPGPPVTKCQQHKHRAEFPGSSSTSMKSDNSKDYPPVFNHKPGPSVTQRQQHNYRAVFPGSSSMSMNSDNSRDYPPVFSHEPGSSVTKEKLLGRKPLSYCAFCHNVLKDSSRDPSCPQCGERCRTRAGLEKARLQKVSDALKVTLRRRCERVTEGPDKTGSGTLLNRIYTELYIIEGHNEEFDTQHEVRQVENVSKTKTLHDTPISCQDIFKTLPDQQRPIRVVLTYGVAGIGKTFLVQKFTLDWAEGLENQHISAVVLLSFRELNLVRDEQYSLLELIHVFYPTLQSVTAEQLTVCNLVFIFDGLDESRLLLDFTNRKLVSDVTQKSTISELLTNLIEGNLLPSALIWITSRPAAANQIPPKCVDRMTEVRGFTDAQKEEYFRRRFRDDELSSRIISHLKTSRNLYIMCGIPVYCWITATVLEHMLTTEERAELPKTLTDMYSHFLLVQTTKKHKYHEGQEMNQQEFTRTDWEVLLKLGRLAFEHLQKKNILFYQEDLEQCGLDVTEASVYSGVCTEILKRESVIFQKPVYCFVHLSVQEFLAAVYMFHCYTNRKTEELKDFFTEDDKGNNISLEDISSLEDFLRGAMEKSLFLWNSHLELFVRFLHGLSMKSNQRLLGGLLGQTESSPEIIQRIINNLKEIRSEDKCPDSCLNIFHCLMEMKDLSVHQEIQAFLKSQNKSKKELSGIECSALAYMLMMSEEVMDVFDLEKYNTTLEERQRLLPAVKNCRKARLHDVLISEKLCNTLTSALKSSPSYLTELHLSSINLQDSAETLFASLGHPNCRLETLRFENCSLSEKNCAALVSALNSNPPYLKHVDIIGNNLQDSGMKQLCDYLESPHCRLETLRLTALL is encoded by the exons ATGAGAAGTTTAgctgaggacagaacagagttTCCAGGAATCAGCAGTATGGCCATGAACAGTGACAATTCTCGAGATTTTCCTCCAGTCTTCAGTCATGATCCTGGATCCTCAGGCATAAA AtgtcagcagcacaaacacaaagcagtcTTTCCAGGAACCAGCACAATGTCCATGAACAGTGGCAATTCTCGAAATTATCCTCCAGTCTTCAGTGATGATCCTGGACCCCCAGTCACAAA AtgtcagcagcacaaacacagagcagagtttCCAGGATCCAGCTCCACGTCTATGAAGAGTGACAACTCTAAAGATTATCCCCCAGTCTTCAATCATAAACCTGGACCCTCAGTTACGCA ACGTCAGCAGCACAATTATAGGGCAGTGTTTCCAGGATCCAGCTCCATGTCCATGAACAGTGACAATTCTCGGGATTATCCTCCAGTCTTCAGTCATGAACCTGGATCCTCAGTCACAAA AGAGAAGCTACTGGGGCGAAAGCCTCTGTCCTACTGTGCATTCTGTCACAATGTCCTGAAGGATTCATCAAGAGACCCTTCTTGTCCCCAATGTGGAGAAAGATGTAGAACCAGAGCTGGTCTGGAGAAAGCCA GGCTGCAGAAAGTTTCCGATGCACTAAAGGTCACTCTGAGGAGAAGATGTGAACGTGTAACTGAAGGAcctgataaaacaggaagtggaaccctcctcaacaggatctacactgagctctacatcaTAGAGGGACATAACGAAGAGTTTGATACCCAGCATGAGGTGAGGCAGGTGGAGAACGTTTCCAAGACGAAGACCCTCCATGACACTCCAATCAGCtgccaggacatctttaaaaccttacctgaccaacagagacccatcagagtggttctgacATATGGTGTTGCTGGCATTGGAAAAACCTTCTTggtgcagaagttcactctggactgggcagagggcttAGAAAACCAACACATCAGTGCggtggttctgctttcattcagggagctgaacttggtcagagatgagcagtacagtctCCTGGAGCTGATCCATGTTTTCTATCCAACATTACAGAGCGTCACAGCAGAGCAGCTCACTGTGTGTAAtcttgtgttcatctttgatggcctggatgaaagcagacttttgttggatttcaccaacaggaagcttgtgtctgatgtcacacagaagtcaaccatcagtgagctgctgacaaaTCTCATCGAggggaatctgcttccctctgctctcatctggataacttcccgacctgcagcagccaatcagattccTCCTAAATGTGTTGACAGGATGACAGAAGTGCGAGGCTTCACTGAtgcccagaaggaggagtacttcaggaggagattcagAGATGATGAGCTGTCAagcagaatcatctcccacTTAAAGACATCCAGGAACCTTTACATTATGTGTGGAATTCCAGTTtactgctggatcactgctacagttctggagcacatgttgactacagaggagagagcagagctgcccaagaccctgactgacatgtactcacacttcctgctggttcagacaaCGAAAAAGCACAAGTACCACGAGGGgcaagagatgaatcagcaagAGTTCACCAGAACTGACTGGGAAGTTCTTTtgaagctggggaggctggcgtttgaacatctgcagaaaaagaacatcctgttctaccaagaagacttggagcagtgtggtctggatgtCACAGAGGCCTCtgtgtactcaggagtttgtacagagatcttGAAAAGAGAGTCtgtgatcttccagaaaccagtttactgctttgttcatctgagtgttcaggagtttctggctgcagtctacatgttccactgttacaccaacaggaagacagaggagcTGAAGGACTTCTTTACTGAGGATGATAAAGGAAATAACATATCTCTGGAAGATATCTCATCTCTGGAAGATTTTCTGAGAGGAGCCATGGAGAAATCCTTGTTTCTCTGGAATAGCCACCTGGAActgtttgttcgcttccttcatggcctctCTATGAAATCAAACCAGAGACTCTTAGGAGGTTTATTGGGTCAGACAGAGAGCAGTCCAGAAATCATCCAGAGAATcatcaacaacctgaaggagaTTCGCAGTGAAGACAAGTGTCCTGACAGCTGCCTAAACATTTTCCACTGTCTCATGGAGATGAAGGACCTCTCAGTACATCAGGAAATCCAAGCGTTTCTGAAGTCACAGAACAAATCAAAGAAGGAACTCTCTGGAATCGAGTGCTCAGCTCTGGCATATatgttgatgatgtcagaggaggttaTGGATGTGTTCGATCTGGAAAAGTACAACACAACACTGGAAGAACGACAGAGACTGCTACCAGCTGTGAAGAACTGCAGAAAGGCTCG acttcatgatgtCTTGATCTCAGAGAAGCTCTGTAACACTCTGAcctcagctctgaagtccaGCCCCTCCTATCTCACAGAGCTGCACCTGAGTTCAatcaacctgcaggattcagcagagacacTGTTTGCTAGTCTGGGGCATCCAAACTGTAGACTGGAGACACTCAG ATTTGAGAATTGCAGTTTGTCAGAGAAAAACTGTGCTGCTCTGGTCAGTGCTCTGAACTCCAACCCCCCTTATCTAAAACACGTGGATATAATAggaaacaacctgcaggattcaggaatGAAACAACTGTGCGATTACCTGGAGAGTCCACACTGTAGACTGGAGACTTTAAG